GCGCGGCTGGCGCTGGCGGTGCTGCTGTTCCCCGACTTCCAGCAGAACTTCTCGGTGGTGGACGACCTGCGGCTGCCACCGCCGCTGCCCTCGCCCGGCGAGGTGCGGCAGATGGCCTCGCGCAACAACCCGGAGCTGAGCGCGGCGCTGGCCGCGGTGCAGGTGGCCGACCACGAAGTCACGGCGGCCTGGGGCGGGCATCTGCCCTCGCTCAGCTTCGACTACTGGTACGGCATCGATGCCAACACCTTCGCCACGCACACTGGTCCCATCCTGAACCTGGGCTACGCCGCGGCCGTCACCCTCAACTTCCCCGTGTGGAACTGGGGAGCGACGCAGAGCAAGGTGAAGCAGGCGCAGTTGCGGCGGCAGCAGG
This window of the Terriglobales bacterium genome carries:
- a CDS encoding TolC family protein, coding for ARLALAVLLFPDFQQNFSVVDDLRLPPPLPSPGEVRQMASRNNPELSAALAAVQVADHEVTAAWGGHLPSLSFDYWYGIDANTFATHTGPILNLGYAAAVTLNFPVWNWGATQSKVKQAQLRRQQARLELSAAQRELLANLESFYGEAETARDELETLRNSAELAEQSQRLTTLRYQAGEVSVLEVVDAQNTLIAARNAYDDGEARYRVALANLQTLTGSF